In Nitrospiria bacterium, a single genomic region encodes these proteins:
- a CDS encoding SAM-dependent chlorinase/fluorinase translates to MIITLLTDFGDRDALVAQMKGVILSLQPRAAIVDITHEIPPFGIREAAFVLRSAARFFPEGTIHVVVVDPGVGGPRRPLLVVNRRGLFLAPDNGVLSYIYHDHPASRIYRLEAEKYRLKAYSATFDGRDLFAPVASRLSGGLSPSKLGKKIADPVSFPVPEVRRRSGGSLKGAVIHVDRFGNLITNITRKDLAPWLSDGKTAMVTIGGKTIDGLKLFYSEAAPGELAAVVNSDELLEIFCNQKDARSLLNAAPDEPVVVS, encoded by the coding sequence ATGATCATCACCCTCCTCACCGATTTCGGCGACCGCGACGCGCTCGTCGCCCAGATGAAGGGCGTCATCCTGAGTCTTCAGCCCCGGGCCGCGATCGTCGATATCACGCACGAGATCCCGCCCTTCGGGATCCGCGAGGCCGCCTTCGTCCTCCGTTCCGCCGCCCGTTTCTTTCCGGAGGGGACGATCCACGTCGTCGTGGTGGACCCGGGCGTCGGCGGGCCGCGCCGTCCGCTCCTCGTCGTCAACCGGCGCGGCCTCTTCCTCGCGCCGGACAACGGCGTCTTAAGCTACATCTATCACGATCATCCGGCCTCCCGGATCTACCGGCTTGAGGCCGAAAAATACCGGCTCAAAGCCTACAGCGCCACCTTCGACGGGCGCGATCTCTTCGCCCCCGTCGCCTCGCGCTTGTCCGGGGGCCTTTCGCCTTCCAAGCTTGGGAAGAAGATCGCGGACCCCGTGAGCTTTCCCGTGCCGGAGGTCCGCCGGCGCAGCGGCGGAAGTCTCAAAGGAGCGGTGATCCATGTCGACCGCTTCGGAAACCTGATCACGAACATCACGCGCAAGGACCTCGCCCCCTGGCTCTCGGACGGAAAGACGGCGATGGTCACGATCGGGGGGAAAACGATCGACGGGCTCAAGCTGTTCTATTCCGAGGCTGCGCCCGGCGAGCTCGCGGCCGTGGTCAACAGCGACGAGCTGCTCGAGATCTTCTGCAACCAAAAGGACGCACGGTCTTTGCTCAACGCCGCGCCGGACGAGCCGGTCGTCGTGTCGTAG
- a CDS encoding DUF1801 domain-containing protein, with the protein MKKATTTMKKSKGGSMEGKGGDSPSRLIDARIKELSDWRGETLARVRMLIKQADPEAVEEWKWRGVPVWSRAGMICTGESYKSIVKLTFAKGASLEDPSGLFNSGLEGNTRRAIDIHEGEEIDAGAFKALIRAAVALNTSSRFGKRGSKE; encoded by the coding sequence ATAAAGAAAGCGACAACGACCATGAAGAAGAGTAAGGGCGGCTCGATGGAAGGAAAAGGGGGAGATTCTCCCTCTCGGCTGATCGATGCGAGAATCAAGGAGCTGAGCGATTGGCGGGGCGAGACGCTCGCTCGGGTCCGAATGCTCATCAAGCAGGCCGACCCCGAAGCGGTCGAGGAGTGGAAGTGGAGAGGGGTTCCGGTGTGGTCGCGCGCCGGAATGATCTGCACCGGCGAGTCGTACAAGTCGATCGTGAAGTTGACCTTCGCCAAGGGCGCATCACTGGAGGACCCTTCAGGCCTCTTCAACTCCGGCCTCGAAGGCAACACCCGGCGCGCGATTGACATCCATGAGGGGGAGGAGATCGACGCAGGCGCGTTCAAGGCGCTTATTCGCGCCGCCGTGGCACTGAACACGTCCTCACGGTTTGGGAAAAGGGGGAGCAAGGAATGA
- a CDS encoding BCAM0308 family protein → MKRKTKGAANRKPRRDQGLHFLGLLKENVHDTYKIRGKLPEPTVCPQCGAVYHKGKWTWAPRPARAHETLCPACRRVQDKYPAGILRLSGPSLRRRRNELLSVIHNQEAEAKRKHPLCRVMGIAESGDAIVVRTTDSHLPRRIGEALWHAYHGELKLHYGDDPRLVRMTWKG, encoded by the coding sequence ATGAAACGGAAAACAAAAGGAGCGGCCAATCGCAAGCCGCGGAGAGATCAGGGACTTCATTTTCTCGGGTTGTTGAAAGAGAACGTGCACGACACCTATAAAATACGGGGGAAGCTGCCGGAGCCGACCGTCTGCCCCCAATGCGGCGCGGTCTATCACAAGGGGAAATGGACCTGGGCGCCCCGTCCGGCGCGCGCGCATGAAACGCTCTGTCCGGCCTGCCGCCGGGTCCAGGACAAATATCCGGCCGGGATACTACGGCTGAGCGGCCCCTCCCTCCGGAGACGCCGAAACGAGCTGTTGAGCGTGATCCATAACCAGGAGGCGGAGGCGAAGAGGAAGCATCCGCTCTGCCGCGTGATGGGGATCGCGGAATCGGGCGATGCGATCGTGGTGAGGACGACCGACAGCCATCTCCCGCGGCGGATCGGCGAGGCGCTCTGGCACGCCTACCACGGCGAGCTCAAGCTCCACTACGGCGACGACCCGCGGCTGGTCCGGATGACCTGGAAGGGCTGA
- the tmpT gene encoding thiopurine S-methyltransferase: MDPSFWHQRWLNNEISFHASEANPLLVKYFKELSLAKGRRVFLPLCGKTLDISWLLSNGYRVAGAELSKIAVEQLFAELGVEPKISGVGDADHHSAENIDIFVGDMFNLSRRMLGPVDAIYDRAALVALPEAMRGRYTAHLTEMTDTARQLLISYEYDQSMMDGPPFSVSNEEVKKRYRDRYDLKLLAGTDVPGGLKGKCAAKENVWLLQKKN; encoded by the coding sequence ATGGATCCAAGTTTTTGGCACCAAAGGTGGCTAAATAATGAAATTTCTTTCCACGCAAGTGAAGCCAACCCACTCCTGGTCAAATATTTCAAAGAGCTTTCCCTGGCGAAAGGCCGTCGCGTATTTTTACCCTTGTGCGGTAAGACTCTTGATATTTCCTGGCTGCTTTCCAATGGCTATCGTGTCGCGGGTGCTGAGTTGAGCAAAATAGCCGTTGAGCAATTATTTGCGGAGCTTGGGGTGGAACCCAAAATATCAGGGGTGGGTGATGCCGATCATCACAGCGCTGAAAATATCGACATATTTGTTGGCGACATGTTTAATTTGTCACGCCGGATGCTCGGCCCGGTTGATGCCATTTATGACCGGGCCGCTTTAGTCGCACTGCCCGAAGCCATGCGCGGTCGATACACGGCGCACTTAACGGAGATGACCGATACGGCACGGCAGTTGCTCATTAGCTATGAGTACGACCAAAGCATGATGGATGGCCCTCCTTTTTCAGTCAGTAACGAGGAAGTAAAAAAGCGCTATAGAGATCGTTATGATTTAAAACTCCTGGCAGGCACGGATGTCCCGGGTGGATTGAAGGGAAAATGCGCGGCTAAAGAGAATGTATGGCTGCTACAAAAAAAGAATTAG
- a CDS encoding dihydroorotate dehydrogenase: MNKSLQKTLAREFHPTYDVTRSYEWNYRRGPFFRGPYPPARSAPPNIPFLGFKLRSRLGVAAGPLLNSRWIRVYAKLGFDLLSYKTVRTRFRPSNPKPNCVLVETRGQLTDDRLGETLRAMTHPPAGLRDISITNSFGVPSRNPSVWQEDVERSKRYLDRGQVLIVSTMGSSETHPDAPSFIRDFARSAALAREAGADIVELDLSCPNSHAAEGMVYMDPGLSGAISKAAKALLGEVPLFIKLGNFWKRDAFEAVIRANASHVEGIVGINTVKMTVLDADGKPAVPGRPESGVCGAGIKQSGLQFARWLCETRKKNRYDFVAVGVGGIMKPEDVDEYLDAGVDAVEAATAAMWDPYLAHRYYLTRHGAP, encoded by the coding sequence ATGAATAAATCCCTCCAAAAAACGCTCGCGCGGGAGTTCCATCCGACCTACGACGTGACCCGGTCCTACGAATGGAATTACCGCCGCGGGCCCTTCTTCCGCGGGCCCTATCCGCCGGCCCGGAGTGCGCCGCCGAACATTCCCTTTCTTGGATTTAAACTGCGCTCGCGTCTGGGCGTCGCGGCCGGACCCCTGCTCAATTCGCGATGGATACGGGTTTACGCGAAGCTCGGCTTCGACCTCCTGTCCTACAAGACGGTCCGGACCCGCTTCCGGCCGAGCAACCCGAAGCCGAACTGCGTCCTGGTCGAGACCCGCGGACAGCTGACGGACGACCGCCTGGGCGAGACGCTCCGCGCGATGACCCATCCGCCGGCCGGCCTCCGGGACATCAGCATCACGAACTCCTTCGGCGTGCCGTCGCGCAATCCGTCCGTCTGGCAGGAGGACGTGGAACGGTCGAAGCGCTATCTCGATCGCGGACAGGTTCTCATCGTCAGCACGATGGGCAGCTCGGAAACCCATCCGGACGCGCCTTCCTTCATCCGGGACTTCGCGCGCTCGGCCGCGCTCGCGCGCGAGGCCGGCGCGGACATCGTCGAGCTGGACCTGTCCTGCCCCAACAGCCACGCCGCCGAGGGGATGGTCTACATGGACCCCGGCCTTTCCGGCGCGATCTCGAAGGCCGCGAAGGCCCTGCTGGGGGAGGTTCCCCTTTTCATCAAGCTCGGAAATTTCTGGAAGCGGGACGCCTTCGAGGCGGTGATCCGGGCCAACGCCTCTCACGTCGAGGGGATCGTCGGGATCAACACGGTGAAGATGACCGTTCTGGACGCGGACGGGAAGCCGGCCGTCCCGGGCCGTCCAGAGAGCGGGGTCTGCGGCGCGGGGATCAAACAGAGCGGGCTCCAGTTCGCCCGCTGGCTTTGCGAGACGCGAAAGAAGAACCGCTACGACTTCGTCGCGGTCGGCGTGGGCGGGATCATGAAGCCGGAGGACGTCGATGAATATCTCGACGCCGGCGTCGACGCGGTGGAGGCCGCCACGGCCGCGATGTGGGATCCCTATCTGGCGCACCGGTATTATTTAACCCGTCACGGCGCGCCATGA
- a CDS encoding AtzH-like domain-containing protein, giving the protein MDTQAVKDVRAVIEKFRDAVQKRDIKALEAAVAHEPDLVFYGSQAGDKQVGWPAIKASFEEQFRETSAIESEELASTIKVNGDTAWAAYDLRYKEIGGSKAGSFETRWSCVLCRYKNGWKVVHMHHSRGR; this is encoded by the coding sequence ATGGATACGCAGGCGGTGAAGGATGTGAGGGCGGTGATCGAAAAATTCCGGGACGCGGTTCAGAAGCGGGACATCAAGGCGCTGGAAGCGGCGGTGGCGCACGAGCCCGACCTGGTCTTCTACGGCTCGCAGGCGGGAGACAAGCAGGTGGGCTGGCCCGCGATCAAGGCCTCCTTCGAGGAGCAGTTCCGCGAGACGAGCGCGATCGAGTCGGAGGAGCTGGCGAGCACGATCAAGGTGAACGGGGATACGGCCTGGGCGGCCTACGACCTGCGGTACAAGGAGATCGGCGGAAGCAAGGCCGGAAGTTTTGAGACCCGCTGGAGCTGCGTCCTCTGCCGTTACAAAAACGGATGGAAGGTGGTTCATATGCACCATTCCAGGGGGCGCTAG